The Oryzias melastigma strain HK-1 linkage group LG13, ASM292280v2, whole genome shotgun sequence genome window below encodes:
- the LOC112149406 gene encoding C-X-C chemokine receptor type 5, giving the protein MTYNLDNHTVICDEKELGLQSFRSIVQPVLYSIIFLLGLTGNGLMITILLRRRHRLRITEIYLLHLAVADLMLLSTFPFETIDGIANWVFGDFLCMAKGVLENLNLLCGSLLLACIGFDRYLAIVHAIPSMQSRRPGKVHQVCGVLWFICLLLSFPNAVFLSVEKLRNSSLDCYYYRFEIHAHDWVLANRILHHVCFFFSIVVMSYCYTALVVTLWKSPKRKAKKGAVRLALLVTLVFCVCWLPYNVALLIQTLVDLDVMTYNSCGFLTLLSKSSIVTKTLGLSHCCLNPFLYAFAGAQFRSELVQLLVRMGCSRVFARGQGQSRPSISEGTTTNSTTFMN; this is encoded by the coding sequence ATGACATACAACCTGGACAACCACACTGTCATCTGCGACGAGAAGGAGTTGGGATTGCAGAGCTTTCGCTCCATCGTCCAGCCTGTGCTCTACAGCATCATCTTCCTCCTCGGTTTAACAGGAAACGGTCTGATGATCACGATCCTGTTGAGGCGTCGGCACCGCCTGCGCATCACAGAGATCTACCTGCTGCATCTCGCCGTGGCAGACCTCATGCTTCTGTCCACGTTCCCCTTTGAGACGATCGACGGCATCGCCAACTGGGTTTTTGGAGACTTCCTCTGCATGGCCAAAGGTGTGCTGGAGAACCTCAACCTGCTGTGCGGGAGCTTACTCCTCGCTTGCATCGGGTTCGATCGTTACCTCGCCATTGTTCACGCCATCCCCAGCATGCAAAGTCGGCGTCCAGGAAAAGTGCACCAAGTGTGCGGCGTGTTGTGGTTTATCTGCTTGCTCCTGTCGTTCCCGAATGCCGTGTTTCTCTCTGTGGAGAAGTTAAGGAACTCCTCGCTCGATTGCTACTATTACCGATTCGAGATCCACGCGCACGATTGGGTCCTGGCCAACAGAATCCTGCATCAcgtctgcttcttcttctccatTGTGGTCATGAGCTACTGCTACACCGCTCTGGTGGTCACGCTGTGGAAAAGTCCGAAACGTAAAGCCAAGAAGGGCGCCGTTCGGCTGGCTTTGCTCGTCACGCTCGTCTTCTGCGTCTGCTGGCTCCCGTACAACGTGGCCCTGCTCATACAAACCTTGGTAGATCTGGACGTCATGACCTACAACTCCTGCGGATTCCTGACCCTGCTGAGTAAGAGCTCCATCGTGACCAAGACCCTGGGCCTGTCCCACTGCTGCCTCAATCCCTTCCTTTACGCTTTCGCCGGGGCGCAGTTTCGCAGCGAGCTGGTACAGTTGCTTGTTAGGATGGGCTGCAGCCGAGTCTTCGCGAGAGGTCAGGGCCAGAGCCGTCCATCCATCTCTGAAGGCACAACCACCAACAGCACCACCTTCATGAATTAA